A single window of Actinoallomurus bryophytorum DNA harbors:
- a CDS encoding DUF6282 family protein — protein MTDAPSPPSDRARALVEGAYDTHIHVAPDVMKRRIDDVDLARRFADVGLAGFVLKSHYVPTAERAEVVRKVVPGVRALGAITLNGSVGGLNPSAVEIAGRQDARVVWMPTVDSRNQRDSRAQDPPGAKPPMWAALQDDLRAAGIEPPAVEVVDAAGAVTGAVRDVLTVVAKHGMTLATGHLNAQEIVAMAEAAFEAGVRCVVVTHPEFTSQRLPVDVQQRLADRGALLERCFTTPHTGKVSWRQLLDTIRAIGPEHSVLSSDLGQPFNPPVEDGLALMADTLLEDGFGEDEIRAMAVANTRRVAGEDSR, from the coding sequence ATGACCGACGCTCCGTCTCCCCCCTCCGACCGGGCCCGTGCCCTCGTCGAGGGCGCCTACGACACCCACATCCACGTCGCCCCCGACGTGATGAAGCGGCGGATCGACGATGTCGACCTCGCCCGCAGGTTCGCCGACGTGGGGCTGGCGGGATTCGTGCTGAAGTCGCACTACGTCCCGACCGCCGAGCGCGCCGAGGTCGTGCGCAAGGTGGTGCCGGGCGTACGCGCGCTCGGCGCCATCACGCTCAACGGCTCGGTCGGCGGCCTCAACCCGTCGGCGGTGGAGATCGCCGGCCGGCAGGACGCGCGCGTGGTGTGGATGCCGACCGTGGACAGCCGCAACCAGCGGGACAGCCGCGCGCAGGATCCGCCGGGGGCGAAGCCGCCGATGTGGGCGGCGCTCCAGGACGATCTGCGCGCGGCCGGGATCGAGCCGCCGGCCGTCGAGGTCGTCGACGCCGCCGGCGCCGTCACCGGTGCCGTACGCGACGTGCTCACCGTCGTGGCCAAGCACGGCATGACGCTGGCCACCGGTCACCTCAACGCCCAGGAGATCGTCGCCATGGCCGAGGCGGCCTTCGAGGCGGGCGTACGCTGCGTCGTCGTGACGCATCCGGAGTTCACCTCTCAACGGCTGCCCGTCGACGTGCAACAACGGCTCGCGGACCGGGGAGCGCTGCTGGAGCGGTGCTTCACCACCCCGCACACCGGCAAGGTCAGCTGGCGGCAGCTGCTCGACACCATCCGCGCGATCGGCCCGGAGCACTCGGTGCTCTCCAGCGACCTGGGACAGCCGTTCAACCCGCCCGTCGAGGACGGCCTGGCGCTCATGGCCGACACGCTGCTGGAGGACGGGTTCGGCGAGGACGAGATCCGCGCGATGGCCGTCGCGAACACCCGCCGGGTCGCCGGTGAGGACTCGCGATGA
- a CDS encoding MFS transporter: MIGGAFGFFVDMFDVYLPTIALTPALPYFVPASVPSGTKALITAGVFVSTLIGRPLGSLIFGRLADRVGRRRVTLLSVAGCAFTTALIAVLPGHAQIGLWAIALMILLRFVDGIFLGGEYTGAIPLAMEIAPRGRRGLYGSLVSIGFPLSYCAISLLTFLMLHVAPAGGPRSAYAEWGWRVPFGAGAVLGVVFLVYYSRTVRESPVWLATVRTEKRPGPVRTVLFGSARRSFWQVFVLMAGVWFASNMASGLLPSLLGTQTTLTATEVTGTLVIAQFVHTLCFPLMGALTDRIGRRTFFIACGVSVGVICAAAFAFLAAGPWSGLPLVFAVTLLIRLSGASMFAVTPSYICERFPAAVRGSGFGMGYSLPLLVTAGYAYYQDWLGHIVAYAYTPVVLLVLGGALILIGALIGPETKDTDFDTAAERSGVPSAA, from the coding sequence GTGATCGGCGGAGCGTTCGGGTTCTTCGTCGACATGTTCGACGTCTACCTGCCGACCATCGCGCTCACCCCGGCCCTGCCCTACTTCGTGCCCGCCTCCGTCCCCTCGGGGACCAAGGCGCTCATCACCGCCGGCGTCTTCGTCTCGACGCTCATCGGCCGGCCACTGGGCTCGCTGATCTTCGGGCGTCTCGCCGACCGTGTCGGCCGCCGCCGGGTGACGCTGCTCTCGGTCGCGGGGTGCGCGTTCACCACGGCACTCATCGCCGTGCTGCCCGGCCACGCCCAGATCGGCCTGTGGGCCATCGCCCTGATGATCCTGCTGCGGTTCGTCGACGGGATCTTCCTCGGCGGTGAGTACACCGGCGCGATCCCGCTCGCCATGGAGATCGCCCCACGCGGGCGCCGAGGACTGTACGGAAGCCTGGTGAGCATCGGGTTCCCGCTCTCGTACTGCGCGATCTCGCTGCTGACCTTCCTCATGCTGCACGTCGCCCCGGCGGGCGGGCCCCGGTCGGCCTACGCGGAGTGGGGCTGGCGGGTGCCCTTCGGGGCGGGCGCGGTACTCGGCGTCGTCTTCCTCGTCTACTACTCCCGTACGGTGCGCGAGTCGCCGGTCTGGCTCGCGACGGTCCGGACGGAGAAGCGCCCGGGCCCGGTGAGGACGGTCCTGTTCGGCTCGGCGCGCCGGAGCTTCTGGCAGGTGTTCGTGCTCATGGCCGGTGTGTGGTTCGCCTCCAACATGGCCTCCGGGCTGCTCCCGTCGCTGCTCGGCACCCAGACGACGCTGACCGCGACCGAGGTCACCGGAACCCTGGTCATCGCGCAGTTCGTCCACACTCTGTGCTTCCCGCTCATGGGCGCGCTGACCGACCGGATCGGCCGCCGGACGTTCTTCATCGCGTGCGGGGTGAGCGTCGGCGTGATCTGCGCCGCGGCGTTCGCGTTCCTGGCCGCCGGGCCGTGGTCCGGCCTGCCCCTGGTGTTCGCCGTGACCCTGCTGATCCGCCTCAGCGGCGCCAGCATGTTCGCGGTGACGCCGTCCTACATCTGCGAGCGGTTCCCCGCCGCGGTCCGCGGCAGCGGTTTCGGGATGGGGTACAGCCTCCCGCTGCTGGTGACGGCCGGTTATGCCTACTACCAGGACTGGCTGGGGCACATCGTCGCGTACGCGTACACGCCCGTGGTGCTGCTCGTCCTGGGCGGCGCCCTCATCCTCATCGGTGCCCTGATCGGGCCGGAGACCAAGGACACCGACTTCGACACGGCCGCCGAACGATCCGGGGTGCCGAGCGCCGCGTAG
- a CDS encoding DUF1932 domain-containing protein has translation MTPLRCVAVLGLGEAGGAISHDLASAGVRVRAYDPLVRPADGLIACADEADAARGAELVLSVNSAKAAEDALRAGLPGMGENAVWADLNTAAPALKRRLGELAAEAGVAFADVSLMAPVPGKGLSTPMLVSGTAARAYADLLGPAGAHVTTLDAPAGEAATRKLLRSVFFKGMAAAAIEALHAARQAGLEDWMRAHIAEELAGADATFAGRLETGSYRHAARRAEEMRAAAELLTELDVPPRISTASRDWLVQLDGTPAPEQA, from the coding sequence ATGACGCCGCTGCGGTGCGTCGCCGTCCTGGGCCTGGGCGAGGCCGGCGGCGCGATCTCCCATGACCTCGCCTCGGCGGGGGTGCGCGTGCGGGCCTACGACCCGCTCGTACGCCCGGCCGACGGCCTCATCGCCTGCGCGGACGAGGCGGACGCGGCGCGCGGCGCCGAGCTGGTCCTCAGCGTGAACAGCGCGAAGGCCGCCGAGGACGCGCTGCGGGCCGGGCTGCCCGGCATGGGCGAGAACGCGGTCTGGGCCGACCTGAACACCGCGGCGCCGGCGCTCAAGCGCCGCCTCGGTGAGCTGGCCGCCGAGGCCGGTGTCGCGTTCGCCGACGTGTCGCTCATGGCCCCGGTCCCAGGCAAGGGACTGTCCACGCCGATGCTGGTGTCCGGCACGGCCGCCCGCGCGTACGCCGATCTGCTCGGCCCGGCCGGCGCGCACGTCACCACGCTCGACGCCCCGGCCGGCGAGGCGGCCACCCGCAAGCTGCTGCGCAGCGTGTTCTTCAAGGGCATGGCGGCCGCGGCGATCGAGGCGCTGCACGCGGCCCGTCAGGCGGGTCTGGAGGACTGGATGCGCGCGCACATCGCCGAGGAGCTCGCCGGCGCCGACGCGACCTTCGCCGGGCGGCTGGAGACGGGCAGCTACCGCCACGCGGCGCGCCGGGCCGAGGAGATGCGCGCGGCGGCGGAGCTGCTCACCGAGCTGGACGTGCCGCCGCGGATCAGCACGGCGAGCCGGGACTGGCTCGTCCAGCTCGACGGGACCCCCGCGCCGGAACAGGCGTGA
- a CDS encoding ATP-binding cassette domain-containing protein: protein MPENAIEARGLVKIYPLRGRPEGIRALDGLDITVRSGTVFGLLGPNGAGKSTAVKILTTLARPDQGTATVDGIDVLGRPDRVRRAIGVVAQRSGSDPMATGRENLILQGRLYGLGGQARRRADELLARFDLTEAAGRLVKTYSGGMQRRLDVALGLTHRPRVLFLDEPTTGLDPEARAAMWQEISRLAGDEGLTVLLTTHYLEEADRLAGELAIVDHGRVVAQGTPDGLKGELHGDAVHLELAERADPEVARGVVAGLTGVREVLVAGRNISARSDDGAAAVPGILAALQNAGAPAASVTVARPSLDDVYLRHTGRRYSETETGTPATQDATDLEGANR, encoded by the coding sequence ATGCCCGAGAACGCCATCGAGGCACGTGGCCTCGTCAAGATCTACCCCCTCCGAGGCAGGCCGGAGGGGATCCGTGCCCTCGACGGTCTCGACATCACCGTACGGAGCGGCACCGTCTTCGGGCTGCTCGGCCCGAACGGGGCCGGCAAGTCCACCGCGGTCAAGATCCTCACCACGCTGGCCCGGCCCGACCAGGGCACCGCCACGGTCGACGGCATCGACGTGCTCGGCCGGCCCGACCGCGTACGGCGCGCGATCGGGGTCGTCGCGCAGCGGTCCGGCAGCGACCCGATGGCCACGGGCCGGGAGAACCTCATCCTCCAGGGACGGCTGTACGGGCTGGGCGGCCAGGCCAGGCGCCGCGCCGACGAGCTGCTCGCACGCTTCGACCTGACCGAGGCGGCCGGCCGTCTCGTCAAGACCTACTCCGGCGGCATGCAGCGCCGGCTCGACGTCGCGCTCGGGCTGACGCACCGGCCGCGGGTGCTGTTCCTCGACGAGCCGACGACCGGCCTGGACCCGGAGGCGCGCGCGGCGATGTGGCAGGAGATCTCGCGCCTCGCCGGCGACGAGGGGCTGACCGTGCTGCTGACCACCCACTACCTGGAGGAGGCGGACCGGCTCGCCGGTGAGCTCGCCATCGTCGACCACGGGCGGGTCGTCGCCCAGGGCACGCCGGACGGGCTCAAGGGCGAGCTGCACGGCGACGCCGTGCACCTGGAGCTCGCCGAGCGGGCCGACCCCGAGGTGGCCCGGGGGGTGGTGGCCGGGCTGACCGGCGTACGGGAGGTGCTGGTCGCCGGGCGGAACATCAGTGCGCGCAGCGACGACGGCGCCGCGGCGGTACCGGGCATCCTGGCCGCGCTCCAGAATGCCGGCGCGCCGGCCGCGTCCGTGACCGTCGCCCGGCCGTCGCTCGACGACGTCTACCTGCGGCACACCGGACGCCGCTACAGCGAGACGGAGACCGGGACACCGGCGACACAGGACGCGACGGACCTCGAAGGAGCGAACCGCTGA
- a CDS encoding TetR/AcrR family transcriptional regulator yields MRTDEADGPRRMRADARDNRERVLRAARAAFAEDGPRASLNKIAQRAGVGAGTLYRHFPTLDALLVAIIGADVEALCERGRGLLDRPSPGEALTTWLRAVAVHATAMRGLVATRMAAQTADTKAADGTLAACHDAILATGNALLDRARRAGEANEETGIADLLTLVNAAAWASEQAPEDQHLLDRLLALVARGFR; encoded by the coding sequence GTGAGGACCGATGAGGCGGACGGCCCGCGGCGGATGCGGGCGGACGCTCGTGACAACCGTGAGCGGGTGTTGCGGGCGGCCAGGGCCGCCTTCGCCGAGGACGGGCCGCGCGCGTCCCTCAACAAGATCGCCCAACGTGCGGGCGTCGGCGCGGGCACGCTCTACCGGCACTTTCCCACGCTCGACGCGCTTCTGGTCGCGATCATCGGTGCCGACGTCGAGGCACTCTGCGAACGCGGCCGCGGGCTGCTGGACCGTCCGTCGCCCGGTGAGGCCCTGACCACCTGGCTGCGCGCGGTGGCCGTACACGCCACCGCGATGCGCGGACTGGTGGCGACCCGCATGGCGGCACAGACCGCGGACACGAAGGCGGCCGACGGCACCCTGGCCGCCTGCCACGACGCGATCCTGGCCACCGGGAACGCCCTGCTCGACCGCGCCCGGCGGGCGGGTGAGGCGAACGAGGAGACCGGCATCGCCGATCTCCTCACGCTCGTCAACGCCGCCGCGTGGGCCAGCGAGCAGGCCCCCGAGGACCAACACCTCCTCGACCGGCTCCTCGCGCTGGTCGCCCGCGGGTTCAGGTAG
- a CDS encoding PadR family transcriptional regulator, producing the protein MARQRRVTTPLALSVLATLSEAPMHPYEIARLLRHRGKDQSIKIRYGSLYTVVQSLESQGFVTAEGTARAGRRPERTVYRLTDDGREELEDRLRELVSEPAKEYPLFEAALSLVGVLAPDEVIGLLTERLRLLEVDLARTRAALHELTAEQRLPRLFLIESEYGLAMKQAETDWVRGLIRELTDGTLEGVDYWRAWHKTGEFPQEWTERDWAKADRAMRAESEVEDK; encoded by the coding sequence ATGGCCAGGCAGCGGAGGGTGACGACCCCGCTGGCGCTGTCCGTGCTGGCCACGCTCAGCGAAGCGCCGATGCACCCGTACGAGATCGCCCGGCTCCTCCGGCATCGCGGCAAGGACCAGTCGATCAAGATCCGGTACGGCTCCCTCTACACCGTCGTGCAGAGTCTGGAGAGTCAGGGCTTCGTGACGGCCGAGGGCACCGCGCGGGCCGGGCGTCGTCCCGAGCGGACCGTCTACCGGCTCACCGACGACGGGCGCGAGGAGCTCGAGGACCGGCTCCGTGAGCTGGTGAGCGAGCCCGCCAAGGAATACCCCCTCTTCGAGGCGGCGCTGTCGCTCGTCGGCGTGCTCGCGCCCGACGAGGTGATCGGCCTGCTCACCGAGCGGCTGCGGCTGCTGGAGGTCGACCTCGCCCGTACGCGGGCGGCCCTGCACGAGCTGACCGCCGAGCAGCGCCTGCCCAGGCTGTTCCTCATCGAGTCCGAGTACGGCCTGGCCATGAAGCAGGCCGAGACCGACTGGGTACGCGGTCTGATCCGCGAGCTGACCGACGGCACTCTCGAGGGCGTCGACTACTGGCGTGCCTGGCACAAGACCGGGGAGTTCCCCCAGGAGTGGACCGAGCGCGACTGGGCCAAGGCCGACCGCGCCATGCGCGCCGAAAGCGAGGTCGAGGACAAATAG
- a CDS encoding ABC transporter permease, translating into MATVNTTLNHTWHLTGRRLHAVLRQPAFVGISLIQPVIWLFLFGQLFRRVIDIPGFGGGGSYLDYLIPGIVAMNAMSANMWAGMGAMEEIERGTLNRFLVSPASRVALMNANVVEQAVSTTVQTLIILLLGWLGGAHYPGGIAGPVVVIVASILVGTVFGSLSNACGMLVRQREAIIGINTFLLLPLTFLSSAFMAPALMPGWMRKIAACNPLNWAVQAGRSALNADPDWGAIAIRCGGLLALAVVCVAVSVATFRSYQKSV; encoded by the coding sequence ATGGCCACCGTGAACACCACGCTCAACCACACCTGGCACCTGACCGGGCGGCGGCTGCACGCCGTCCTGCGCCAGCCCGCGTTCGTCGGTATCAGCCTGATCCAGCCCGTGATCTGGCTGTTCCTGTTCGGGCAGCTGTTCCGCCGGGTCATCGACATTCCCGGGTTCGGCGGCGGCGGCTCCTACCTGGACTACCTGATCCCCGGCATCGTCGCCATGAACGCCATGTCCGCGAACATGTGGGCCGGGATGGGCGCGATGGAGGAGATCGAGCGCGGCACCCTCAACCGGTTCCTGGTCTCACCGGCGAGCCGGGTGGCGCTGATGAACGCCAACGTCGTGGAGCAGGCCGTCAGCACCACGGTCCAGACGCTGATCATCCTGCTGCTGGGGTGGCTCGGTGGCGCTCACTATCCGGGTGGGATCGCCGGGCCGGTCGTGGTCATCGTCGCCTCCATCCTGGTCGGAACCGTGTTCGGCTCGCTGTCGAACGCCTGCGGCATGCTCGTACGGCAGCGCGAAGCGATCATCGGGATCAACACCTTCTTGTTGCTGCCGCTGACGTTCCTGTCCTCGGCCTTCATGGCGCCGGCGTTGATGCCGGGCTGGATGCGGAAGATCGCGGCGTGCAACCCGCTCAACTGGGCGGTGCAGGCGGGCCGTTCGGCGCTGAACGCCGACCCCGACTGGGGCGCCATCGCGATCCGGTGCGGCGGGCTGCTCGCTCTCGCGGTGGTCTGCGTGGCGGTGTCGGTCGCGACGTTCCGCTCCTACCAGAAGAGCGTGTGA
- a CDS encoding GntR family transcriptional regulator encodes MSTASGTGGDRPGDVLAAIREAIIEGEFAPNQRLVEADLSTRFGASRGGVRSALFELANEGLVERVQNRGARVRAVTRDEAIEISEVRMVVEGLCAAKAAEHITDEEVAELRALGAAMRTAVAGGHVLRYSELNQRLHLRIRQIGGQSAAAGVLERLRAQNVRHQFRLALVPGRPDVSLAEHLAIIDEICARAPDAAERAARRHLLSVIEALRSA; translated from the coding sequence ATGTCCACGGCGAGCGGCACGGGCGGCGACCGGCCCGGCGACGTCCTGGCCGCGATCCGCGAGGCGATCATCGAGGGCGAGTTCGCCCCCAACCAGCGCCTCGTCGAGGCCGACCTGTCGACGCGTTTCGGCGCGAGCCGCGGCGGCGTACGTTCCGCACTGTTCGAGCTGGCCAACGAGGGCCTGGTCGAACGCGTCCAGAACCGCGGCGCCCGCGTCCGCGCCGTCACCCGCGACGAGGCGATCGAGATCTCCGAGGTCCGCATGGTGGTGGAGGGCCTGTGCGCGGCGAAGGCCGCCGAGCACATCACCGACGAGGAGGTCGCCGAGCTGCGCGCGCTGGGCGCGGCGATGCGTACGGCCGTGGCCGGCGGCCACGTCCTGCGCTACTCCGAGCTCAACCAGCGGCTCCATCTGCGGATCCGGCAGATCGGCGGCCAGTCGGCCGCCGCCGGCGTACTGGAGCGGCTGCGCGCGCAGAACGTCCGCCATCAGTTCCGGCTGGCGCTCGTCCCGGGCCGCCCCGACGTCTCGCTGGCCGAGCACCTGGCCATCATCGACGAGATCTGCGCCCGCGCCCCGGACGCCGCCGAACGTGCCGCGCGCCGCCATCTGCTCAGCGTCATCGAGGCTCTGAGGTCGGCCTGA
- a CDS encoding PIG-L deacetylase family protein → MTEPTAGALLVVSAHAGDFVWRAAGAIALAAERGERAKVLCLTYGERGESARAWREGKSLEQIKAQRREEADNAAAALGAEIEFLDAGDYPLRPTDELLDRIVRVYRDVDPAVVLTHPLTDPYNGDHPAAARMALEARVLAQAIGYPAPGDPLGAPPVFFFEPHQPEMCDFKPHVLLDITSVFDRKRQAMECLPAQQHMWDYYTDLAKRRGVQLKRNAGPNLGLAHETRAEAYMRLYPQVTGVLS, encoded by the coding sequence ATGACCGAGCCGACAGCCGGCGCCCTGCTGGTGGTCAGCGCACACGCGGGCGACTTCGTGTGGCGGGCCGCCGGCGCGATCGCGCTGGCGGCCGAGCGCGGCGAGCGCGCCAAGGTGCTCTGCCTGACCTACGGAGAACGCGGCGAGTCCGCGCGTGCCTGGCGCGAGGGCAAGTCGCTGGAGCAGATCAAGGCGCAACGGCGCGAGGAGGCCGATAACGCCGCCGCCGCGCTCGGTGCGGAGATCGAGTTCCTCGACGCGGGCGACTACCCGCTGCGCCCGACCGACGAGCTGCTGGACCGCATCGTGCGTGTCTACCGCGACGTCGACCCGGCGGTCGTGCTCACCCATCCGCTCACCGACCCGTACAACGGAGACCATCCGGCGGCCGCGCGGATGGCCCTGGAGGCACGCGTGCTCGCGCAGGCGATCGGCTATCCCGCCCCGGGCGACCCGCTCGGCGCGCCCCCGGTCTTCTTCTTCGAACCGCACCAGCCCGAGATGTGCGACTTCAAGCCCCACGTGCTGCTCGACATCACCAGCGTCTTCGACCGGAAGCGCCAGGCGATGGAGTGCCTGCCCGCTCAGCAGCACATGTGGGACTACTACACCGACCTGGCCAAGCGGCGCGGCGTCCAGCTCAAGCGCAACGCCGGCCCGAACCTCGGCCTCGCCCACGAGACCCGCGCCGAGGCGTACATGCGCCTGTACCCGCAGGTCACAGGAGTGCTGTCATGA
- a CDS encoding aminotransferase class V-fold PLP-dependent enzyme, producing MELREAVHLWQAEPGWLNTASYGLPPEPTMTAVRNAMSEWQRGSSPWVSWDASTDRARVAFARLVGAGADDIAVGSAVSQLLAPVAASLPPGANVVVPDIEFTSNLFPWLVQDLRVRTVPANELADAIDSRTAVVAFSVVQSATGEIAAVDDILKAARANDALVVADASQAAGWLPVDATRFDVLACAGYKWLMTPRGAAFCYVAPAVRDRIRPSAAGWYAGEEHAFYGPPLRLASSARRFDISPAWFSYVGAAPSLELMNEIGVEQIRDHDVALADRFLAGLGLPSTGSAIVSVDVPGAEERLEAAGVRAAVRDGRLRASFHLYTTEADVDLALEALTGAR from the coding sequence GTGGAACTACGCGAAGCCGTACATCTGTGGCAGGCCGAGCCGGGCTGGCTCAACACCGCGAGCTATGGTCTTCCACCGGAACCGACCATGACCGCGGTGCGGAACGCCATGAGCGAATGGCAGCGAGGCTCGAGCCCCTGGGTGTCCTGGGACGCCTCGACCGACCGGGCCCGCGTGGCGTTCGCCCGCCTGGTCGGCGCCGGCGCCGATGACATCGCGGTGGGCTCGGCGGTCTCCCAGCTGCTGGCACCGGTCGCCGCGTCCCTGCCGCCCGGCGCGAACGTGGTCGTGCCGGACATCGAGTTCACCTCGAACCTGTTCCCGTGGCTGGTCCAGGACCTGCGGGTACGGACCGTGCCCGCGAACGAGCTCGCGGACGCGATCGATTCCCGTACGGCGGTGGTGGCCTTCAGCGTCGTGCAGTCGGCGACCGGCGAGATCGCCGCCGTCGACGACATCCTCAAGGCCGCACGCGCGAACGACGCGCTGGTCGTGGCCGACGCCTCGCAGGCGGCCGGCTGGCTACCGGTCGACGCCACCCGCTTCGACGTCCTGGCCTGCGCGGGCTACAAGTGGCTCATGACACCACGCGGGGCGGCGTTCTGTTACGTGGCGCCGGCCGTACGCGACCGGATCCGCCCGAGCGCCGCCGGCTGGTACGCGGGGGAGGAGCACGCCTTCTACGGCCCACCGCTGCGGCTGGCCTCGTCGGCGAGGAGGTTCGACATCTCGCCCGCGTGGTTCTCCTACGTCGGCGCCGCTCCGTCGCTGGAGCTCATGAACGAGATCGGAGTCGAGCAGATCCGCGACCACGACGTGGCGCTGGCGGACCGCTTCCTGGCGGGCCTCGGCCTGCCGTCCACCGGGAGCGCGATCGTCAGTGTGGACGTGCCGGGCGCCGAGGAGAGGCTGGAGGCCGCAGGGGTCCGCGCGGCCGTACGCGACGGCCGCCTGCGAGCCTCCTTCCACCTCTACACGACCGAGGCCGACGTCGACCTCGCCCTCGAGGCCCTGACCGGCGCGAGATAA
- a CDS encoding 4-carboxy-4-hydroxy-2-oxoadipate aldolase/oxaloacetate decarboxylase codes for MRKVIITDPPRTDLAVVDDLAAYGVATVHEALGRIGYLGTGLRPIQRGTRTAGNAVTALCAPGDNLMIHAAVEQCTEGDLLVVTTTSPCTDGMFGELLATSLRSRGVRGLVTSTGVRDVAELNAMGFPVWSAAVSAQGTVKATAGAVNIPVVVGGGTVRPGDVILADDDGVMCVPRAEAGAGVRAAQARTEKEEATRAALAGGQLGLDRYGLRPLLGDQGVEYLTAAEYAEGTR; via the coding sequence ATGAGGAAGGTGATCATCACCGACCCGCCGCGTACCGACCTCGCGGTGGTCGACGACCTCGCCGCGTACGGGGTCGCGACCGTGCACGAGGCGCTGGGCCGGATCGGCTACCTGGGGACCGGCCTGCGCCCGATCCAGCGGGGCACGCGGACCGCCGGCAACGCGGTGACCGCGCTGTGCGCGCCCGGCGACAACCTCATGATCCACGCCGCGGTGGAACAGTGCACGGAGGGCGACCTGCTGGTGGTCACCACCACCTCACCGTGCACGGACGGGATGTTCGGCGAGCTGCTCGCCACGTCGCTGCGGTCACGCGGGGTCCGCGGCCTCGTCACGTCGACCGGCGTACGTGACGTGGCCGAGCTGAACGCCATGGGCTTCCCGGTCTGGTCGGCGGCCGTGAGCGCCCAGGGCACGGTGAAGGCGACCGCGGGAGCGGTCAACATCCCGGTCGTCGTCGGCGGCGGCACCGTACGTCCTGGTGACGTGATCCTCGCCGACGACGATGGCGTCATGTGCGTGCCCCGCGCCGAGGCGGGGGCCGGTGTGCGGGCCGCACAGGCGCGTACGGAGAAGGAGGAGGCCACACGGGCGGCGCTGGCGGGAGGGCAGCTCGGCCTCGACCGGTACGGCCTCCGCCCGCTGCTGGGAGACCAGGGGGTGGAGTACCTGACCGCGGCCGAGTACGCCGAAGGGACCCGCTGA
- a CDS encoding T3SS (YopN, CesT) and YbjN peptide-binding chaperone 1, with product MSEVTESLRTQCHAWMRGRFEGVYTNRHGAIIVPFEKTVVFVEVTDAFPDKGRVNVRAPVLVDLGLTPDVTRHVAVNGGNFLFGALSFFAEGEVDAATLEFDYSLFGETVNETVLDAAVRLVAGSATKIQGELRPRFGGRSIHE from the coding sequence ATGTCCGAGGTCACCGAGTCGCTACGAACGCAGTGCCACGCGTGGATGCGGGGCCGGTTCGAGGGCGTCTACACCAACCGCCACGGTGCCATCATCGTCCCGTTCGAGAAGACGGTGGTCTTCGTCGAGGTGACGGACGCGTTCCCTGACAAGGGACGGGTGAACGTCCGTGCTCCGGTGCTCGTCGACCTCGGGCTCACCCCCGACGTGACCCGGCACGTCGCCGTGAACGGCGGCAACTTCCTCTTCGGCGCGCTGAGCTTCTTCGCGGAGGGTGAGGTGGACGCGGCGACACTCGAGTTCGACTACTCGCTGTTCGGCGAGACGGTGAACGAGACCGTCCTGGACGCGGCCGTCCGGCTGGTGGCGGGGAGCGCCACGAAGATCCAAGGGGAACTACGCCCCCGTTTCGGTGGGAGATCCATCCACGAGTAA
- a CDS encoding GNAT family N-acetyltransferase, with product MVVEAGGFVAGFDPGTTSPYINYATPIPGAEPARRDVAALVAEFRTRGLRPRLEFAPGAAPEVEPALRAAGFTVEEVHEYLVCTPATLSFSARTPLLVETPVSDQDYASIDATMSEAFTGEYVSSPNGADRLRRAQENGGSVRFVRAPDGGCAGGASCSVPAVGTSELSGVATRPAFRGRGIATAVTAALTEAMFALGTRSVWLEYSGEGSHRVYERVGYRPEGTRLYMSLEG from the coding sequence GTGGTCGTCGAGGCCGGGGGCTTCGTCGCGGGGTTCGATCCCGGGACCACCAGCCCGTACATCAACTACGCGACGCCCATACCCGGCGCCGAGCCGGCCCGCCGTGACGTCGCGGCACTGGTCGCCGAGTTCCGCACGCGGGGTCTGCGGCCCCGGCTCGAGTTCGCGCCCGGCGCCGCACCGGAGGTGGAGCCGGCACTGCGCGCGGCCGGATTCACGGTCGAGGAGGTGCACGAGTACCTGGTCTGCACCCCGGCCACGCTGAGCTTCTCCGCCCGGACCCCCCTTCTGGTCGAGACCCCGGTCTCGGACCAGGACTACGCCTCGATCGACGCCACCATGTCCGAGGCGTTCACCGGCGAGTACGTCTCCTCGCCGAACGGCGCGGACCGGCTTCGCCGCGCCCAGGAGAACGGCGGATCGGTCCGGTTCGTCCGCGCACCCGACGGCGGCTGCGCCGGGGGAGCCTCGTGCTCCGTGCCGGCCGTGGGCACCTCGGAACTGTCCGGCGTCGCCACCCGTCCCGCCTTCCGCGGTCGCGGCATCGCCACAGCGGTCACCGCCGCGCTGACCGAGGCCATGTTCGCCCTGGGGACACGGTCGGTGTGGCTGGAATACTCGGGCGAGGGATCCCACCGCGTCTACGAACGCGTCGGCTACCGCCCCGAGGGCACCCGCCTGTACATGTCACTAGAAGGATGA